In Besnoitia besnoiti strain Bb-Ger1 chromosome I, whole genome shotgun sequence, the genomic window CATCGTCAAGGTCTGTGCTATACCGATGTTCCTTGTGAACCGAACCACCGGCAGTAGGGTAGGAAGCTATGTGTGCGAGCAAGAATTCCCTTTGAAGTTTTTCTGTATAGAGCGGGCACGGATCACGTGACGTCTGAGTCTCCCGGTATGTCCAAAGACAAGTCTGACACACCGAAGGGTGGGATGAGACAGGAAAGATGCAAGGAATGTAGCGGTGCCTAGCTTCAAAAGATTTGCCGGGAAAGTTGCCGCAGTGCACAACTGAGCTCGAGCAAAAAGGTGAGCCTTGTAAGATACTGCGGCGAAAAAATGTTTCGCCACAAAAAAGATCGGTAATCACGCTTGATAAAACCGCGCTAGCCCGTAGAAGGCGGACAGAGCTACACCCGTCGTTAAAGAACAATGCTGAATCATCAACCGCGCAAGTGTGTCCCTGCACGCGCATCTAGAGACTCTCCGCTACCGCGCCagtggcgctgccgccgcccgcgaaaaGAGTCGTGAAAGCTGGAGGCAACCTTGTGAATATTACACCAGAGTAACGGAACCCAGCTTTGAGTATCTGCCTGCGTTGGAAGAGCCGAAATCGCCTGCACCGGAGGACTGCGTGCAGTGCAGGAGACAGCTGTCACCTGAGACATCGACGCAACTGCGCGAGTGGGCGTAATGGCTGTGACCGCGCAATGGAACCGGAGAATCGGGGAAAAGCATACCGTATACCGGCTATCCACTACCACGACTGGACCGGGGACGCGGAGAATCGCAGGAAACTTCTTGTGGATGATTCAGAGTTCTTTCACTCGATGATTGACTGCGAGCTCCGTTTGTGGCAGCGAGGCCATTCGACAGCTGCGCGTAGGATCTTCAACAAGTCCCTCTCCGTTCTACTCGCTAGCGAGGCATACCTGAGCAATCACGGCAGTAAGCATCTGCTTTGACAGGTTAGGCAAGGCTTTCAGTTAGCGGACACTTTAGTGCCGTGAACTGAGCACGTCATCTTCTCCTCTGGTACCGTCCCCTTCGCACCGGAAGAAAGCTTCGTGGAAACGCTGGTCGACCACCAGGCGAGCCGTTGATCGCCCCTCTCTACGCGTATCTATTGTACGAGCAGTTTTTTAATCCGCTGTGTTCCGTTCTGCAACAAAGGGTTCAGTTGCCTGAATGCTGCCGGAAGCCACCTCATGCTGCAGTGTTCGCCGCCACCCAGGGTGTGACTCCGTCCTTTATGCTGCGGCACCAACTGGATATAGTGCATACTATACTAACATTGATAAAGGCATACTAATTCGTCATTCGAGAGTCTGCCTTTTATGCAGAAGGAAAGTGCTCCGTATGAGTAAGTCCATCTACTGCATTGAAACAAATCAAAAAGCGTGTCCCATGTCCCTCAGCGTATCTGATAATGTAGAGCTGGAATGGCCAAGTACATGCCgactgctgcagcagaaatTTCTTTTCATCAGGTAGCCTTCGCCCACATACGGTACGATAACCTTGAGGCCGATTAAGGAAAAGGCGCGCATCTACCGTAACGCGCTTCCTTGGCAATCAACGTGGCAGATGTGCCATCTGACTGCAACCTGAAGGCGTCGCGAAAACagtatataatatatatgaAGGCGTCGCGAAAACagtatataatatatatgaAGGCGTCGCGAAAACACTATATATAAGCAGGGGTAAACGACCACAATGCTTTTGTGACCAGACAGCACAAATCTCGCAGTGTCCACGGGCCGTCAATACCTATTCGTGGCTGCTTACTCACGGGAAATGGGAGCATCGCACAACCTTCACCATGCAAAAATGCCTGCTCGGGAAACGGAAAACTCATCTCTCGGACTCTGGAAGGGGCTGACCTCGCTCGATGCGTGTCTACATCGTAGAACTGAGGCTTTGAAAACAAATTCTCTAAATTTGCTATACCCTCTCCCTGTGCGTGTTTGGCTTGTCTGCGCGCAGGCCACGGAGAGGTACATGAAGTACGTGAAGTAACCAAAAGCTCCTGCCCCTTTAGAATAAGCAAAAATACCCAGTGGTCAGAAGCCCCGACATCACAGCTGAAAGCTGATGCGTAGACACTTTATGGCTCCCGCTTGTCCCACCTATGTGTTCTCCACCACCGCGACTAACATCTGTTACACTCCCCTGCCCCGGTTCCGAGGGCGCAGACACCTCTATAGGCACAACACACTTATTTCGAGGGTGAGGCCGCGGACCAATGCAGACTACCGTGAAATGCTGTGTTGTCTTGGGGAAGCTGTCTTTAGGGATTGTGAGTGATGCTCCTTCCATTGATGAAGGATCGCCGCTCCACCACGTTTCGTTATAGCGCGGTAGCACCTCAGAATACCGTCGTTCGAGGCACGGGCCAAACGGAGTCTCCGTACAGTGCTTGTCCTTGTAATCAGGGGGGAACATCTCGCCGTCGGGCCTGCACATTACCGTTAACACGTTCTTATCCTGGTTCATTACAATCTGAGGCAACCGTTTATTGGCGTTGTAGGAGCAGCCAGCCTCCTGAATCTCATATCGTGGACTCCTGAGTTGGAGGAACACTGTGAGCATACACGTGTAGATGCCCTTACAACCAATACTGAACTCCTCCCCCGCAACTGGAAAATACTTGTCCGGGATGGTGATTGTTACTCCTGTCCTGGAATCCGTGCCTGTGAACCAGTCATCTTGGGCCCCATAGACAAATTTAGCCAATGGGGCAGCTCCTTTCTGACAGTCTGCTGCTGAGAGTCTCCCTGCGCAAACTTGGCGATTACCTGCCGTCACGAGGTTAGAAGGCACAGGCGTCCCATCTGCACAAACAAGTGTGATGTGCTGCACCTCTCCATAGGAAAGTGCCAAAAATTCGTCAGTTTCACCAACATTCGGGTAGCATGTGAATctcccctcgcgcgccagccagTTGTACCGCGGCGCCCAACATTCACCCTCGGGCAGATACGAGACGAATCCGATCCACAGACTCACCATGTGTAGCACTcgcgacgcacgcagccCCATAAAAAGAGGAGACCTATGGGCGAAcatccgcagcgcctgcatcCTCCCAAGATGCCTGTCGATACCTGCAATGTGAAAATCACATCCGGACGCTAGATTCAGCGTCCAAGCAACCTGCTCACCGGCTGAACCAAAGGCCGGCGTGGTCCTTGCGTCAAGCGGCAGCCAGTCAAATGCAAATTCTTCTGAGGTCGGGGAGGTCTTGATTCGACTGCCTTTTGTGCTTGGGAAATAGTAAAAAAAAGTAAACAGTTTATAAACACTTCTTCTCAGGCCACCATGACTATCTGGCGATTTTAAAAACCTGCGAATCTCTTAGCCGCGTCGAACCCGTCGTGACAGGTGTGTCTGACTGGGGTTGCTACGCGCTAGGGGCATCAGGTATGTGCACGAGCGACGCGTTACTGTGCGGGTAGCGTGGTTTCACTGCCGTTCGACCCCCGCCAAGCACGAAGAGACGCGTCTCGACCGCTTACAATGGAGCTTTTACTCCTGGGCGTCTCTACTTTACGCACGTTCACAGCGCCCCCCTGCATCAGTTTTCGCACATGAATCCTCGCGCTCCATGTGCCACCATGAGGCCACAGGAAGGaccagcgacgcagacgaaccAGTATGGGGCCGCCTCGGTGGGGCGCAAAttcacccccccccccccgcccatCCCCGTGAGGCTTGCTGCTGTTTTACCAAAGCGTGTCCAGCTCGCCGTattttatatatatatatatatatatatattcataagATCTGAACCGGAGCGCAAAGTTTCCGGCAAGCAAGCTTCAGGCTCGAGCGCACATGTGGAACTATTAAGATATGAACCGGCGAGTAAAGTTTCCGGAAAGTGAGCTTCAGGCTCGCGCGCACATGCGGAAATACGGGTTTGTTGTGGTATACGGGCAAAACGTGCCACCGCGCGTAGAGCCGCAGCGTCACACGGCCACAAGCGAGCTCTCTCCTGCTGGCGACCGTATTAGGGGATAGACTGTCCCCTGTGGGAAGATCCCACAGGCCACAGATGCCCTAGCATAATTTAGCACTCCTGGCACCACGAATGCACTGTTTCGCCCGCGAGACAGCAAGGGCAACTGGGGGGGGTAGGGGGTAGGGGCAGATGAGGAGGTGATCGCCATGCCACCGGCCCGTTGAATGATTCAGAACGCTCTCAGCCAGTGGCGTGAACCTCTCTGCGTCACAGAGCTTGTGCTGTATTCGAGCTCAGCCAGACACTTGCACACACATTGAGCTCAGTTATTCGAGTGTATTCGAGTGTACGGTAGCACCCCAGCCGCACACTGCACGTCCTTCACAAAGGGTCATCGGGTGCGTGCCTCCGGTGGGTATTGTTCAGTGAGGAAGACGCACACCACGTCTGGACGTGGATGTGGACCCTGATCTTCGTGGAAAACTCCATTTGGAGGCGGCTGTTGTGTGTTCTGTGAGGCATTTACCCAAGATCAATTTCTTCGTGGCCTGCAGCAGATTCACAGACGACGAGCACACAAGCATGGGTTGGTGGTGTACTCATACGAAGAGACACACAGCCTCTAGTTGGTGTATGCTATTCGGAGGGTCCAAAAACGTTTAACAAACGAGTCGGCACACCCGAGCTGCTTCTTTGGGTCCGGCGTGAAACGTGGAGATGATGCCCACCTGGAATCCGCCGTGAGTACAAATGAAATCTCGATAAATCTACGTTGCACCCTGTCAAGCCAGAGTATGCACTACTCTCTCGCGAATTCGGCCGCTAGAAGGACACAGAT contains:
- a CDS encoding SAG-related sequence SRS29C (encoded by transcript BESB_008300), with protein sequence MVSLWIGFVSYLPEGECWAPRYNWLAREGRFTCYPNVGETDEFLALSYGEVQHITLVCADGTPVPSNLVTAGNRQVCAGRLSAADCQKGAAPLAKFVYGAQDDWFTGTDSRTGVTITIPDKYFPVAGEEFSIGCKGIYTCMLTVFLQLRSPRYEIQEAGCSYNANKRLPQIVMNQDKNVLTVMCRPDGEMFPPDYKDKHCTETPFGPCLERRYSEVLPRYNETWWSGDPSSMEGASLTIPKDSFPKTTQHFTVVCIGPRPHPRNKCVVPIEVSAPSEPGQGSVTDVSRGGGEHIGGTSGSHKVSTHQLSAVMSGLLTTGYFCLF